The genomic stretch TTTGAGATTGTTTAATGCCTTCTATAGTGAAATTTAATTGTTTTCTGTAATGAGAGTTTATAAGCGAATATCTTATAGCCTCTTTAGAAAGTCCTTTATCAAGCAGATCTCTTAAAGTATAAAAATTGCCTTTAGACTTTGACATTTTCTCTCCGTCAACTATTAAATGCTCGCAATGAAGCCAATAATTAACAAACTTTTCATTAAATGCTGCTTCATTTTGAGCTATTTCATTTTCATGATGAGGGAATTTATTATCAACTCCTCCAGTATGTATGTCAAAATGCTTACCTAAATACTTGCAGCTCATAGCAGAACATTCTATATGCCAGCCCGGTCTTCCTTTACCAAATGGAGAATCCCAGTAAACATCGCCGTCTTCTTCAGTATATGCTTTCCAAAGTACAAAGTCGCTTGCATTTTCTTTGTCGTATTCATCATTAAGTACTCGTCCGGAAGCTCCTTCAAGAAGTTCCTGTTTATCAAGATTAGCCAGCTCTCCGTATTGTGGGAATGTGCTTATTTTGAAATATACTGAACCGTCTGCCTCATAAGTATGTCCGTTTTTTTTGAGAAGTTCTATAATATCAATCATTTCTTTTATATGGTCAGTAGCAGCAGGGTTAACTGAAGCCTTTTTTATTCCCAAAGTTTTTATATCTTCAAAGAATGCCTCTTTATATTTTTTAGTATATTCATTTAAAGAAATATGATTTTCTTTAGAGTTTTTTATAGTCTTATCATCAACATCAGTTAAATTCATAACGAGTTTAACATTATATCCATAATCTTCTAATACTCTTCTAAGTAAATCGCTAAATACATAAGCTCTGA from Brachyspira murdochii DSM 12563 encodes the following:
- the cysS gene encoding cysteine--tRNA ligase; this translates as MKEIVLYNSLTREKEVFKPIKEGEVGMYSCGPTVYNYAHIGNFRAYVFSDLLRRVLEDYGYNVKLVMNLTDVDDKTIKNSKENHISLNEYTKKYKEAFFEDIKTLGIKKASVNPAATDHIKEMIDIIELLKKNGHTYEADGSVYFKISTFPQYGELANLDKQELLEGASGRVLNDEYDKENASDFVLWKAYTEEDGDVYWDSPFGKGRPGWHIECSAMSCKYLGKHFDIHTGGVDNKFPHHENEIAQNEAAFNEKFVNYWLHCEHLIVDGEKMSKSKGNFYTLRDLLDKGLSKEAIRYSLINSHYRKQLNFTIEGIKQSQSAIDRVNDFVFRLKDINKTDTNEINDKLSKEIDEANDKFSDSVYNDLNISEALGVLFTLIKNANTSFDSINNETRDKMIKFIERVNNIINCFKINDEEENKDDEEEINKLIEERSLAKKEKNYQKADEIRNKLLSMGIEIMDTPQGVKWKRK